Genomic DNA from Candidatus Kaiserbacteria bacterium:
GGGATAAGTTTTTTTATAGTGTTATATACCGTCTCTCAGACTTGATTACTACCTGTAGTATTAGTGCGACTGAGTACCTCAAGAAGTACAACAAAAATGTGGTGAGTGTGTATGGGGGTGTTAATCTAGGACTCTTTAACCCTGAAGTGAAGTCTGGAGGGTACATACAGAAATCTGAAGGCACCATAGTCGTCGGGTATGCAGGTGACGGTAAGAAGTGGCAAGGACTTCCGTTTCTCTATACTGCGTTTGAAAAACTTGTTGAACGATATCCTCAGTTTAGGCTTGCACTATTACTGAGTGAAAAACGCACAACTCCTGATAAATCATACATACAGGTGACGGATGCACTTCCTCATGAAAAAGTTTCGAGTTTTACGATTGATTGTGATGTGCTTGTACTCCCGCGTATTATTTCACGGGTAAACGAGCTCACGTACCCATCAAAATTTATGGAATATATGGCCATGGGGAAGGCTGTGGTGGTGAGTCGTACGAGTGATATGCATAAAATCATTGTGGACGGAGAAAATGGTCTTACCTTTAATCCTGAGGATACTGAGGGTTTTATTGAAGCAATGGGTAAACTTACGGATCCTGTCCTTCGGAAAAAGCTGGGAGAGAATGCAGTAAAGACAGCAGTAGGAGGTTACACGTGGGATATTCAAGGAAAAATATTCCTTGATGCGCTTAAGAAATTATTTGCATAAATACAGAGTATGGATAGTAACAATCAGAAAGAAAAAAGTAATCACGATATTGTAGGTTCAACACAACTTATTGCAGGGCAAAAATTCCATCATCAAGGAGAAAATGGTGTGGTGTATTTTCAATTGAACGTTGTAGAAATGAGTAATGGAAGTTTGTACCCAATGACACGTTCTGCGAATGCTTGTAATGTGTTACCACTTGAAATGAATGAAGAGGGGGAGATTATTGCCGCGTATTTCTTGTCTCAGAAAGGGCGAGAAGAAACAAAAGATAATGCAGTAGCACTCAAGGCCGTGGGTTCTTTTTGTAATGTGGGTGAGAGTGGTGCTGAGGGAGCGCTCCGGTCTCTCGATACAAAATTAGGGATGAAGGGGTTGCCCGAAGATTTGATTTTTGTTGGTCAGTCGTATGGCTTTGGAGACCAGTTTCAATTTCCCATTGATTTGTTTGTTATAAAACAATTTACGCTCGCTGAGAACCCTGTCTTAGGTGGGTGTGAACGAGTACGTATGACCATTGAAGATATCGCAATCGCACAAAAAAATAGAACATTTTTTAATAGTGAAACTATTGACTTAATTGCAACAGTGTTGCTTCGAAATCAATGTAGAGATATATATGAATGGTAGGAAGGTTTGGCACCCCTGTGTTTTAAGACAGACTTAGATTACAATACGCACAATATCAAACATGGAAACTATTCAAAAAAAATCATATCTTGTTGTCTTGGGAGCTCGGCCTAATTTTGTGAAGGCGGCACCATTTTTTAATCGGGCAAAAGAGTATCCACAGTTTTCTTTTACCCTCGTCCACACAGGACAACACTTTGACGATAACATGTCGAAGATTTTTTTTGAGCAGATGGGTATCCCAAAGCCCGATATACAACTTGATATCAAAGGCGAGTTTCATACTGAAAAGATTGGCAAAATGTTTACCGCACTCAAGTCTACAATCGAAAATGGTGCATTTGATGGCGTTATTGTGTTTGGTGATATCAATTCAGCACTAGCGGGCGCGATTGCGGGGATAACACTTGGTAAGAAAATCATACATGTGGAGTCAGGATTACGCAGTCATGATAGACGTATGCCCGAGGAGATTAACAGAGCCATCATTGATCACATCAGTGATGTACTCTTTGTAACTGAAGAGAGTGGTCTTGAAAATTTGGAACGTGAGGGTATTGCGCGGGAAAAAATCCATGTGGTGGGGAATATAATGATTGAAAGCATCGAGATGTTCAAATCAAACTTTGATGATTCACGTGTGCTGTCTGATTTAGATTTGGAGAAGGGAAGATATGTGGTAACGACGATTCATCGACAAGAAAATACTGATGACCCAATCACCCTTAAAAAGATTTTTAGATATGTTGGGTAGCATAGCGGAAACACATACACTCGTGATGCCTCTCCATCCCGGAACGCAGCAGAAAATTAAAAATTATGGGTTTGGTGATTTGCTCAAAAATATCAAAATAATTGAGCCACTCGGGTACCTTGATTTTATGAAGTTGGTTGTTGATTCCTCGGGTGTCGTGACTGATTCAGGTGGCATACAAGAAGAAACATCTCATCTCGGTATCCCGTGTTGTACTCTACGGGATAATACGGAACGGCCCGTTACCCTTATGCTTGGATCAAACGTACTTTTTCCTATTGAGTCGATGGACGTCCTAAGTATCAAGACGCATC
This window encodes:
- a CDS encoding glycosyltransferase family 4 protein produces the protein MKKINVLSVYRSPLLENRGTPLRVQSLIREGMKDSLFAWHTCTLDSESPLGLPHITITHAHVDDIKKIRQFVKQHDIDVVIFHSVAASFYLPFVKFGTRARMVLEMHGFREEEELLYGGISKYKYWRDKFFYSVIYRLSDLITTCSISATEYLKKYNKNVVSVYGGVNLGLFNPEVKSGGYIQKSEGTIVVGYAGDGKKWQGLPFLYTAFEKLVERYPQFRLALLLSEKRTTPDKSYIQVTDALPHEKVSSFTIDCDVLVLPRIISRVNELTYPSKFMEYMAMGKAVVVSRTSDMHKIIVDGENGLTFNPEDTEGFIEAMGKLTDPVLRKKLGENAVKTAVGGYTWDIQGKIFLDALKKLFA
- a CDS encoding UDP-N-acetylglucosamine 2-epimerase, translating into METIQKKSYLVVLGARPNFVKAAPFFNRAKEYPQFSFTLVHTGQHFDDNMSKIFFEQMGIPKPDIQLDIKGEFHTEKIGKMFTALKSTIENGAFDGVIVFGDINSALAGAIAGITLGKKIIHVESGLRSHDRRMPEEINRAIIDHISDVLFVTEESGLENLEREGIAREKIHVVGNIMIESIEMFKSNFDDSRVLSDLDLEKGRYVVTTIHRQENTDDPITLKKIFRYVG
- a CDS encoding UDP-N-acetylglucosamine 2-epimerase; the encoded protein is MLGSIAETHTLVMPLHPGTQQKIKNYGFGDLLKNIKIIEPLGYLDFMKLVVDSSGVVTDSGGIQEETSHLGIPCCTLRDNTERPVTLMLGSNVLFPIESMDVLSIKTHLARTDFKSNHIPLWDNGVSKRIFDVLEQM